The following are encoded in a window of Methylicorpusculum oleiharenae genomic DNA:
- a CDS encoding glycosyltransferase has protein sequence MDISIIICTYNRADNLQDCLDCLDAQEISSAFTWEVLLIDNNSSDHTKEFIAQYKANCHYQLRYSFEKKQGLSHARNNGIIESKGNILIFIDDDIRVSKKWLQSIYQTFITYPCDAVGGRIHIESPAKLPKWITPDMYGFLGHQDFGGQTHPMDGYEEYPFGGNMAVRRSVFERIGLFDTELGRKGTGLKKEELFKGEETDFFNRLANVGGKFYYQPDALVLHKILQHQLKPGFFLTLHSNAGKLQAQKDSLNYKRTFAGIPLFIFIQFINSIHKYLHQSIKYGIYNSFRQLMNVSFFYGMICGYYKKKA, from the coding sequence ATGGATATCAGTATTATTATTTGTACTTATAATCGTGCAGACAATCTACAAGACTGCTTAGATTGTCTTGACGCTCAGGAAATAAGCAGTGCATTTACATGGGAAGTTTTATTAATAGACAATAATTCCAGTGATCATACAAAAGAATTTATTGCTCAATATAAGGCGAACTGCCATTATCAACTACGTTATAGCTTTGAGAAAAAACAAGGGTTATCGCACGCAAGAAATAATGGAATAATAGAATCCAAAGGCAATATCTTGATTTTTATTGATGATGATATAAGAGTTAGCAAAAAATGGCTTCAGTCTATTTATCAAACGTTTATCACTTATCCTTGCGATGCAGTGGGAGGACGTATTCATATAGAAAGCCCGGCAAAATTACCCAAATGGATTACTCCTGACATGTACGGTTTCCTTGGGCATCAGGATTTTGGTGGCCAAACTCATCCTATGGATGGATATGAAGAATATCCATTTGGCGGCAATATGGCTGTCCGACGTTCAGTTTTTGAAAGAATTGGATTATTTGATACTGAACTAGGGCGTAAAGGCACCGGGTTAAAAAAAGAAGAATTATTCAAAGGTGAAGAAACTGATTTTTTTAATCGACTTGCGAATGTTGGAGGCAAGTTTTACTATCAGCCTGATGCATTAGTATTACACAAAATTTTACAACACCAATTAAAACCGGGTTTTTTTCTAACACTTCACAGCAATGCTGGAAAATTACAAGCTCAAAAAGATTCTTTAAATTATAAACGGACATTTGCAGGTATACCTTTATTTATTTTTATTCAATTTATTAATTCCATACATAAATATCTACATCAATCAATTAAATACGGTATTTATAATTCTTTTCGACAGTTAATGAACGTTTCATTTTTTTATGGAATGATTTGTGGTTATTATAAAAAGAAGGCTTAA
- a CDS encoding glycosyltransferase family 4 protein — translation MHIGIVTSEFPPDIGGVETYAVEFAQTLVKSGHQVSVFVHTQHQIDLLRHGITLYPVLKFCRRLDRNVLKHYEVDAWHVMNAAHSWLSLETDKPVAVSIHGNDFLNPYPLTGTPALANWGPLWRCSSILDPFDRWLGKCLTPLFMRRALPKSRIILANSQYTKQVFLTNFPECNGKTLVAQVGVGDIFLSSLLTSKKNPIPQLLTVSRLSEPRKNVDRVIEALSQLNPSTDFRYTIIGDGTYRQQLEALVNNLNLENKINFMGRQPTEQVIEAMHQADLFVLPSSTLSDSHEGFGIVYLEAAACGTPSLATRQAGAIEAISDGESGFFVDDPTVDNIKNALQSFLNGQISFNNQACRAFAKQFTWHKVVEKALPFYLQEKSI, via the coding sequence ATGCACATCGGTATTGTTACTTCTGAGTTCCCCCCAGATATTGGCGGCGTTGAAACGTATGCAGTTGAGTTTGCTCAAACACTAGTAAAATCAGGGCACCAGGTCAGTGTATTTGTGCATACTCAACACCAGATTGATTTATTAAGACATGGCATTACTTTATATCCGGTTTTAAAATTTTGTAGACGACTAGATCGGAATGTTTTGAAGCATTATGAGGTTGATGCCTGGCATGTCATGAATGCCGCTCACAGTTGGCTGTCACTGGAAACCGATAAACCAGTAGCGGTTTCCATACATGGAAATGATTTTCTAAATCCATATCCTTTGACTGGTACACCTGCCTTGGCTAACTGGGGTCCGCTCTGGCGTTGTTCAAGCATTTTAGACCCATTCGATCGCTGGCTAGGCAAGTGTTTAACACCACTTTTTATGCGCAGAGCTTTGCCTAAATCGCGCATTATTCTTGCTAATAGTCAGTATACTAAACAGGTGTTTTTAACAAATTTTCCTGAATGTAATGGCAAAACATTGGTTGCACAAGTTGGTGTCGGAGACATCTTTTTATCATCGTTACTAACTTCAAAGAAAAACCCTATACCTCAGTTGCTAACCGTTTCTCGTCTGTCAGAACCCAGAAAAAATGTCGACAGAGTTATCGAGGCATTGTCGCAGTTAAATCCTAGCACTGATTTTCGTTATACAATTATTGGGGACGGTACTTATAGGCAACAACTTGAAGCTCTGGTAAATAATCTGAACCTTGAAAACAAGATCAACTTTATGGGCCGACAGCCAACAGAGCAGGTAATCGAGGCTATGCATCAAGCGGATTTATTTGTCTTGCCGTCATCAACTTTGTCAGATAGCCACGAAGGCTTTGGCATCGTTTATCTGGAAGCGGCTGCCTGCGGCACACCTTCGTTAGCAACGCGACAAGCAGGTGCAATTGAGGCTATTAGCGATGGAGAAAGTGGCTTCTTTGTTGACGATCCCACTGTCGACAATATCAAAAATGCTTTGCAAAGCTTTCTTAATGGCCAAATTAGCTTTAATAATCAAGCTTGCAGAGCTTTTGCCAAACAATTTACTTGGCATAAAGTGGTTGAAAAAGCCCTGCCTTTCTATCTACAGGAAAAAAGCATATGA
- a CDS encoding tetratricopeptide repeat protein: MNEITSKQLLLILVISLHSSVSFSFEPYEISASEAQQLPPFCMGLSIGNYQDNAKYLRREVKSPAGHHNQHFCHGMKSMIRKDYSTAIQEFEYVQTNSGDPKKLPQTYYLILAATSLYKAEAMAKLGKPGATQEYNKAIKLRPKYPQAYSKLADYYIKNNMKSDALDTLKLGLKYSPDSKTLNRKLQKLQSK; this comes from the coding sequence ATGAATGAAATCACATCAAAACAGCTATTACTAATATTAGTTATCTCATTACATTCTTCTGTTTCTTTTTCATTTGAACCCTATGAAATTTCTGCGAGCGAAGCCCAGCAATTACCTCCATTTTGCATGGGCTTATCAATAGGTAATTACCAAGATAATGCTAAATATTTAAGACGGGAAGTAAAATCACCAGCTGGCCACCATAATCAGCATTTTTGTCATGGCATGAAATCCATGATAAGAAAAGATTATAGTACGGCCATACAGGAATTTGAGTATGTTCAAACAAACAGTGGCGATCCTAAAAAACTACCTCAGACCTATTATTTAATACTAGCTGCGACCAGTCTCTATAAGGCAGAAGCCATGGCTAAACTAGGCAAACCAGGAGCTACTCAAGAATACAATAAAGCAATTAAACTAAGACCTAAATATCCACAGGCTTATTCTAAATTAGCGGATTATTACATCAAAAATAATATGAAAAGTGACGCTTTGGACACTCTTAAATTAGGCCTTAAATATTCACCTGATTCTAAGACTCTTAATAGAAAATTACAAAAGTTACAGTCTAAATAG
- a CDS encoding glycosyltransferase family 2 protein, whose amino-acid sequence MLNLAMRPSISVIIPTYNGQKYIKQAIDSTLVQTFPALEIIIVDDDSNDETENIINRYGDQFFYMCQNNKGPACDYNTGISPASYRYNQLY is encoded by the coding sequence ATGCTTAATTTAGCAATGAGACCTTCTATTAGCGTTATAATCCCGACTTATAACGGCCAGAAATATATTAAACAAGCTATTGACAGCACATTAGTACAAACATTTCCTGCGCTTGAAATAATCATTGTAGATGATGACTCTAATGATGAAACGGAAAATATCATTAATCGTTACGGTGATCAGTTTTTTTACATGTGCCAAAATAATAAAGGACCTGCATGCGATTATAACACTGGAATATCACCAGCTAGTTATCGATACAACCAACTCTATTAA
- a CDS encoding DUF4351 domain-containing protein — MLGYNDIELKQSRFYQDVFAEGLQEGRRDGLHEGEAKILIRHFKRLFGTLSAQTIDSIKQLNNEQLESRADHLFEIKKTNDLEDWLTKHLNA, encoded by the coding sequence ATGTTAGGCTACAACGATATAGAACTTAAACAATCACGTTTTTACCAAGATGTCTTCGCTGAAGGCTTACAAGAAGGCAGGCGAGATGGACTGCACGAAGGCGAAGCTAAGATCCTGATACGCCATTTCAAGCGATTGTTCGGCACACTTTCTGCTCAAACAATTGACAGCATTAAACAACTAAATAACGAACAACTTGAAAGCCGGGCCGACCATCTGTTCGAAATAAAAAAAACCAATGATCTGGAAGACTGGCTAACAAAGCATCTAAACGCTTAA
- a CDS encoding ABC transporter permease: protein MITFTKNLFKYRELISALAWKNIVIRYKQAYLGILWAVLKPVMLMLIFTLVRSFVGIESGEVPYPILTFAALLPWVFFQESASEGVNSVTSNAALIKKIYFPREVFPLTAMVTKLVELAISFVILAGMMVYYKMMPTIYAFWVPAIIFYTMIVALTISFFGAALNVYYRDVSQALPVALSLLMYGSPVIYPLSLVHKKLIVEQAAGEWSERLYTLYTLNPMAGIIDAFQNVMLKGLPPDFDALYPGAILTLVILPFSYWYFKRAENWFADVI, encoded by the coding sequence ATGATCACTTTTACAAAAAATTTATTTAAATACCGAGAACTCATCTCTGCTCTTGCCTGGAAGAATATAGTCATCCGCTACAAGCAAGCCTATCTTGGTATTTTGTGGGCAGTGCTCAAACCCGTCATGCTGATGCTAATTTTTACTTTAGTCAGAAGTTTTGTCGGCATCGAGAGCGGTGAGGTGCCCTACCCTATCCTTACTTTTGCAGCCTTGCTCCCTTGGGTATTCTTTCAGGAATCAGCGTCCGAAGGCGTCAACAGCGTCACTTCGAATGCCGCATTAATAAAAAAAATCTACTTTCCTCGTGAAGTATTCCCTCTGACAGCCATGGTTACCAAGTTAGTCGAATTGGCTATTAGTTTCGTAATACTGGCCGGCATGATGGTCTATTATAAGATGATGCCAACTATTTATGCTTTTTGGGTACCTGCCATTATCTTTTACACAATGATCGTAGCGCTGACGATCAGTTTTTTCGGAGCCGCGTTAAATGTTTATTACCGCGATGTATCCCAGGCTTTACCTGTTGCACTTTCGCTTTTAATGTACGGCTCACCCGTTATTTACCCGCTTAGCCTTGTACACAAAAAACTGATCGTAGAGCAAGCCGCTGGGGAATGGTCTGAAAGACTTTATACGCTTTACACATTGAATCCCATGGCAGGGATAATTGACGCATTTCAAAACGTCATGCTCAAAGGCCTGCCACCTGATTTCGATGCATTGTATCCCGGCGCCATCCTGACCCTCGTCATTCTGCCTTTTAGCTACTGGTATTTTAAACGCGCGGAAAACTGGTTTGCAGATGTTATTTGA
- a CDS encoding glycosyltransferase family 4 protein, giving the protein MKIIIISSQLPMPDRASGDLRFFTILKVLAKNNDITIATYSSEHQKVTLGDEAYKTYINQLENLSITVSTNCIDIIRESQFDVVWFEFYDSTDGLIDLVRFHHPNAYIIIDSVDVHFNRLEAKAKLTQLKEDFILAENIKKEELQAYKNADMVIAVTEADKKLISETCPEIKISVIPNIHNIPDFIVKVPGKKINLLFVGYFKHSPNVDAVCFFCTEVMPLLRNKYPDIHLNIVGSSPSQEVLDLAKNDITIFGYVPDLVPYYRNADIVIAPLRYGGGMKGKVGEALSFSTPIVTTDFGAEGFGIKPDIHYLLANKPDEFVNEILKLINDNEAYKRISENGWQFIKDNYSYNAIETVINNTINNLYTLKTKKLSFSKWVYLSIKRFINRNILWRLSISSNA; this is encoded by the coding sequence ATGAAAATAATAATAATTTCTAGCCAACTTCCAATGCCAGATAGAGCCTCAGGCGACCTGCGTTTTTTTACCATTTTAAAAGTACTGGCAAAAAATAACGATATAACTATCGCAACGTATTCATCAGAGCATCAAAAAGTAACATTAGGCGATGAAGCTTATAAAACATATATTAATCAATTAGAAAACTTATCCATTACTGTATCCACAAACTGCATTGACATTATAAGAGAATCACAATTTGATGTTGTATGGTTCGAATTTTATGATTCAACTGATGGCTTGATTGATTTAGTACGCTTTCACCATCCAAATGCTTATATAATAATAGATTCGGTGGATGTGCATTTTAATCGTTTGGAGGCGAAAGCTAAACTAACACAATTAAAAGAAGACTTCATTCTTGCTGAAAATATCAAAAAAGAAGAATTACAAGCTTATAAAAATGCTGATATGGTAATTGCAGTCACTGAAGCTGACAAAAAGTTAATTAGCGAAACTTGCCCGGAAATTAAAATTAGTGTCATTCCAAATATCCATAATATACCTGACTTTATTGTCAAAGTACCAGGCAAAAAGATTAACTTACTTTTTGTTGGCTATTTTAAACATTCGCCTAACGTAGATGCTGTTTGTTTCTTTTGTACCGAGGTAATGCCTTTATTACGCAATAAATATCCCGATATACACTTAAATATAGTCGGCAGCTCACCTTCACAAGAAGTACTAGATCTTGCAAAAAATGATATTACTATATTTGGCTATGTACCTGACTTAGTGCCCTACTATAGAAATGCAGATATTGTTATTGCACCGCTACGTTATGGTGGCGGCATGAAGGGGAAAGTTGGTGAAGCTTTAAGTTTTAGCACGCCGATCGTAACAACGGACTTTGGTGCAGAGGGTTTTGGAATAAAACCCGATATACATTATTTGTTAGCCAATAAACCTGATGAGTTTGTCAATGAAATTCTTAAATTAATTAATGACAATGAGGCTTACAAAAGAATATCAGAAAATGGCTGGCAATTTATCAAAGACAATTATTCGTATAATGCTATTGAAACAGTAATAAATAATACCATTAATAATTTATATACTTTAAAAACAAAGAAGCTAAGCTTTTCCAAGTGGGTATATTTATCTATAAAACGATTTATAAACCGTAATATTTTATGGCGCCTTTCTATTTCATCTAATGCTTAA
- a CDS encoding polysaccharide deacetylase family protein — protein MSRFIILMYHMISEPKTAAEVRFACPPRQFEKHLQLLLKKGYTPVSINQVSNYYSQNIQLPDKAVLITLDDGFEDNYLNALPIFERYQIPAVIYLATGVMAKTNQWMAVPTFSERKMLSWPQIQEMANHGMDFGSHTVSHPRLNELSNDNVEEELIASKKTIEDHLGKECAHFAYPYGLFTQSTRDLVEKIGFKTACSTRSGFNNAERDPLILHRLEVNGNDSTWKLNQKTKFGTNNSNLLFPLQYYSKRLLARLR, from the coding sequence ATGAGTCGTTTTATTATTTTGATGTACCACATGATTTCTGAGCCCAAAACGGCAGCTGAAGTGCGATTTGCTTGCCCACCCAGGCAATTTGAAAAACATCTGCAATTACTTTTAAAAAAAGGATATACACCCGTCAGTATTAATCAAGTGAGCAATTACTATTCTCAAAACATACAACTGCCCGATAAGGCCGTTTTAATTACTTTGGATGATGGGTTTGAGGACAACTATTTAAACGCCTTACCTATTTTTGAACGTTACCAAATCCCTGCTGTAATTTATTTGGCGACGGGAGTTATGGCTAAGACTAATCAATGGATGGCCGTACCAACATTCTCTGAGCGTAAAATGCTATCTTGGCCGCAAATCCAGGAAATGGCTAATCATGGTATGGATTTTGGTTCGCACACAGTTTCACATCCGCGATTAAATGAGTTATCTAATGATAATGTTGAAGAAGAACTGATTGCGTCCAAAAAAACTATTGAAGATCATTTGGGTAAAGAATGTGCCCATTTCGCTTATCCTTACGGACTATTTACCCAAAGCACTCGGGATTTGGTAGAAAAAATAGGGTTTAAAACCGCATGCTCAACCCGTTCGGGATTTAATAATGCCGAGAGAGACCCGTTAATACTGCATCGCCTTGAAGTAAACGGTAATGATTCAACATGGAAATTAAACCAAAAAACAAAATTTGGAACCAACAATTCTAACTTATTATTTCCTCTGCAGTATTATTCTAAAAGGCTACTAGCAAGGTTGAGATAA
- a CDS encoding class I SAM-dependent methyltransferase: protein MNHFKNFIKNLPYLKEIIEERDKLFQLNNKLTIDLNVWKKGFVPPGHFYSPLPDIDLINQCQKEVFSKTDSIPLSINLNENDQLDLLSNFAEFYSEFPFKKYSTDNYRYYLDNDFYAYSDGVCLYSMMRYLKPKKFIEVGSGFSSCAALDTAELFFKELPEFTFIEPFPERLLGLLKPSDLNNQKINICQSIVQDISLKTFESLEKNDILFIDSSHVCKTGSDVNFLFFEVFPRLKPGVHIHIHDIFFPFEYPLSWMLEGRSWNEIYLLRSFLEYNDSFKIVYFNNYMEVIHKDEVLANIPLCLTNPTNKTTIPGSIWLKKE, encoded by the coding sequence ATGAACCATTTTAAAAACTTTATTAAAAATCTCCCATACTTAAAAGAAATTATCGAAGAGCGTGATAAACTTTTTCAATTAAATAATAAATTAACGATTGATCTTAATGTATGGAAAAAAGGGTTTGTTCCACCTGGTCATTTTTATTCCCCCTTACCTGACATTGATTTGATTAATCAATGTCAAAAGGAAGTTTTTAGTAAAACAGATTCAATACCATTGAGTATTAATTTAAATGAAAATGACCAATTAGATTTGCTCTCTAATTTTGCTGAATTTTACTCAGAATTTCCTTTTAAGAAATACTCAACAGATAACTACCGATACTATTTAGACAATGATTTTTATGCTTACTCAGATGGGGTATGCTTATATTCAATGATGAGATATCTAAAACCAAAGAAATTCATCGAAGTAGGATCTGGATTCTCATCTTGTGCGGCACTTGACACAGCTGAACTATTCTTCAAAGAATTACCTGAATTTACATTTATAGAACCATTTCCTGAGCGCCTGCTTGGGCTTCTAAAGCCTTCAGATTTGAATAATCAGAAAATAAATATTTGTCAGTCAATAGTACAGGACATATCATTAAAAACATTCGAGTCTCTTGAAAAAAACGACATTCTTTTTATTGATTCTAGCCATGTATGTAAAACAGGCAGTGATGTAAATTTTCTTTTTTTTGAAGTTTTCCCAAGATTGAAACCAGGTGTTCATATACACATACATGATATTTTCTTTCCCTTTGAATACCCTTTATCTTGGATGTTGGAAGGTAGATCATGGAATGAAATATACTTATTACGTTCTTTTCTTGAGTATAATGATAGTTTCAAAATAGTTTACTTCAATAATTATATGGAAGTTATACATAAAGATGAGGTTTTAGCTAATATACCTTTATGTTTAACTAACCCAACTAATAAGACTACCATACCAGGAAGTATATGGCTAAAAAAGGAATAA
- a CDS encoding glycosyltransferase family 2 protein, producing MNRPIISVIMPCYNAEHYVEQTVVNVFEQSYGNVELIVVDDGSTDNSQTILKEAAVKFPNLLLLNQHNKGPYPSRNLALQYAKGDFIAFLDADDYWSINCLEKLYNALIKANADLSYCGWQNIVENGQDGPLYLPPAYEKGNIHEVFLSGCPWPIHAALTRRSVVDQVCGFSTRCFSAMDYDFWLRISTVTQNIVLVPEVLAFYRWHNHGQISSVKWRQVLDAWQVRKDFIAQNPSFFSQLESSEISELTNGQVLNQAIEAFWKRDLVSAQKLFRAILLTSSWQINDLKYLLPALLPLGLYRQVVRLLEKS from the coding sequence ATGAACAGACCAATTATCTCTGTCATCATGCCTTGTTATAATGCTGAGCATTATGTAGAACAAACTGTAGTCAATGTATTTGAGCAGTCATACGGCAACGTCGAACTGATTGTCGTTGATGACGGATCTACTGATAACAGTCAGACAATACTTAAGGAAGCAGCAGTAAAATTTCCAAATTTACTATTATTAAACCAGCATAATAAAGGCCCCTACCCTTCACGTAATCTGGCATTACAATATGCCAAAGGGGATTTCATTGCTTTTCTTGATGCCGATGATTATTGGTCTATTAACTGTTTGGAAAAACTCTATAACGCTTTAATAAAAGCCAATGCTGACTTAAGTTATTGTGGCTGGCAAAATATCGTTGAAAACGGACAAGATGGCCCCCTTTATTTACCCCCAGCCTACGAGAAAGGCAACATTCATGAAGTATTTTTAAGTGGATGTCCTTGGCCTATCCATGCGGCTTTAACTCGCAGATCGGTTGTCGATCAAGTTTGCGGATTTTCGACCCGCTGTTTTAGCGCAATGGATTATGACTTTTGGTTACGAATTTCTACCGTCACACAAAATATCGTTCTTGTTCCTGAAGTTTTGGCATTTTATCGTTGGCATAATCATGGTCAAATTTCTTCTGTGAAATGGCGTCAGGTATTAGATGCCTGGCAAGTAAGAAAGGATTTTATCGCGCAAAATCCTTCTTTTTTTAGTCAGCTTGAATCATCCGAGATAAGTGAATTGACCAATGGACAGGTTTTAAATCAAGCAATTGAAGCATTTTGGAAACGAGACTTGGTATCCGCGCAAAAATTATTTCGAGCTATACTGCTTACATCTTCCTGGCAGATAAACGATCTTAAATATTTACTGCCAGCGTTATTACCACTTGGTCTATATCGACAAGTAGTGCGTCTCTTAGAGAAAAGTTAA
- a CDS encoding ABC transporter ATP-binding protein has protein sequence MPIIEVNHLTKEYQLGHLTSLKETALNALRHLTFRPVQERERFKALDDVNFFIEEGEVVGIIGHNGAGKSTLLKHLANISKPTAGKVIVRGSIAPLIEVGAGVNPELSGRENIFLNGAILGIPKKIIQQKLDEIIEFSELEQFIDTPVKRYSSGMTVKLGFSIATSMDADILIIDEVLSVGDLAFQRKCFDRMERLIKKQGKTVLIVSHNIRQMERICERLIWLDHGRIMSDGSPSTIVNEFICKSNEQIKTQASKRAICHQKPDELTNIKTALFDEIGNEVEKIRCLSSCRFQVTFKTTIFLKNITFYFGIHSTDFVYITANNTAYNAVNIEPGEHKVELNIERLTLLPGSFSFLVWIGNSEGFAYYHEEGIHPFVIYSEEYEITRQSERGLLYLNGTWKLDNHFIVKEL, from the coding sequence ATGCCGATTATAGAAGTTAATCATCTGACCAAAGAGTATCAGCTCGGCCACTTGACCAGCCTGAAAGAAACTGCGTTAAACGCTTTAAGACATCTGACATTTCGCCCCGTACAAGAGCGAGAGCGTTTTAAAGCGCTTGATGATGTTAATTTTTTTATTGAGGAAGGCGAAGTAGTTGGCATTATTGGTCATAACGGCGCAGGAAAAAGCACCTTGCTGAAACACTTGGCCAACATCAGTAAACCAACTGCAGGAAAAGTCATTGTGCGTGGCAGTATCGCGCCATTGATCGAAGTGGGCGCGGGGGTAAATCCGGAGCTTAGCGGACGGGAAAATATATTTTTAAATGGTGCCATACTTGGGATACCAAAAAAAATTATCCAACAAAAATTGGATGAAATTATTGAGTTTTCGGAATTGGAACAATTTATTGATACACCTGTAAAGCGCTATAGCTCAGGCATGACGGTTAAACTCGGTTTTTCCATTGCGACCAGCATGGATGCGGACATTTTGATTATTGATGAAGTGCTCTCTGTCGGTGATTTAGCATTTCAGCGGAAGTGTTTTGATAGGATGGAGAGATTGATTAAAAAACAAGGTAAAACTGTTTTAATAGTTAGTCACAATATTAGGCAAATGGAACGTATTTGCGAAAGACTCATTTGGCTTGACCATGGAAGAATTATGTCTGATGGAAGTCCTTCAACGATAGTAAATGAATTTATTTGCAAAAGTAATGAACAAATAAAAACCCAAGCGTCAAAGCGTGCAATTTGTCACCAAAAGCCTGATGAATTAACCAACATAAAAACAGCCTTATTTGATGAAATAGGCAATGAAGTTGAAAAAATTCGCTGCCTTTCTTCTTGTCGATTTCAAGTAACATTTAAAACAACTATCTTTTTAAAAAACATTACATTTTACTTTGGAATCCATTCAACAGACTTTGTATATATTACAGCAAACAACACTGCCTATAATGCTGTTAATATAGAGCCCGGTGAACATAAAGTTGAGCTAAATATTGAGCGCTTAACTTTATTACCTGGATCATTTAGTTTTTTAGTATGGATTGGCAATTCTGAAGGCTTTGCGTATTATCACGAGGAAGGAATTCATCCTTTTGTTATTTATTCAGAAGAATATGAAATAACTCGTCAAAGTGAACGGGGGCTTTTGTATTTAAACGGAACTTGGAAACTGGACAATCATTTTATAGTAAAAGAATTATGA
- a CDS encoding glycosyltransferase: MKKITLITTVLNDEEGIVYLFDALLCQSLQPDEVIVVDGGSKDNTLAKLKSYQSKFNQLKILEALNTNISEGRNIAILNASNPIIAVTDAGCRPDQNWLFEITKALRDNDIIDAVSGKVVPETNTVLEHYSGLLSLPDHSTKEQEKLFYGRCSAFRKSLWEKVGGYPEWLYTAEDSLFALAANKHGFNVSHNPSAIIFWRPRSSFRKIAKMFYLYGKGNGRINWGDIKGTFYWLKYHALFWLSILLGFIYPLIWIITFVIAIFLYQQISYPSLVKIRKLDKDWRRETFVPLITYLRNLSTNLGFLTGYLEYKKNPTFKDKLDKYLNN; encoded by the coding sequence ATGAAAAAAATAACTCTAATCACTACCGTTCTAAATGATGAAGAGGGCATTGTATATCTTTTTGATGCACTTCTCTGCCAAAGTCTACAACCCGATGAAGTTATCGTAGTGGATGGGGGATCAAAAGATAACACTCTAGCTAAACTCAAATCCTATCAGTCTAAATTCAACCAACTTAAAATTTTAGAAGCACTCAATACCAACATTTCAGAAGGCAGGAATATAGCTATTTTAAATGCTTCCAATCCAATTATTGCGGTCACTGATGCAGGTTGTAGGCCAGATCAAAACTGGTTATTCGAGATAACAAAAGCACTAAGAGACAATGATATTATTGATGCAGTTTCAGGAAAAGTAGTTCCAGAGACAAATACAGTTTTGGAACATTATAGTGGATTACTTTCTCTACCCGATCACTCTACAAAAGAACAAGAAAAATTATTTTACGGTCGTTGCTCGGCGTTCCGCAAATCTCTTTGGGAAAAAGTCGGTGGATACCCTGAATGGTTATATACTGCCGAGGACTCTTTGTTTGCTTTAGCTGCGAATAAACATGGATTTAATGTATCACATAATCCAAGCGCTATTATTTTTTGGCGTCCTCGTAGTAGTTTTCGAAAAATAGCTAAAATGTTTTATCTTTATGGCAAAGGAAATGGACGTATTAACTGGGGAGATATAAAAGGAACATTTTATTGGTTAAAATATCATGCATTATTTTGGCTAAGTATACTGTTGGGGTTTATTTATCCGCTAATATGGATAATAACATTTGTAATTGCTATATTTTTATATCAGCAAATTTCTTATCCTTCACTTGTCAAAATCCGCAAACTTGATAAGGATTGGCGAAGAGAGACTTTCGTTCCCCTTATCACTTATTTGCGCAACCTTTCTACTAATTTAGGTTTTTTGACCGGCTATCTTGAGTATAAAAAAAATCCAACTTTTAAAGATAAACTAGATAAATATCTTAATAATTAG